TGATTCGTAGTATGATTTCTAAATCAGTCACGACTCCAATCTCAGTTGAATTGACTAATACGATTGGTGGAATTCCTGCATTGGCTGCCTTATTTACAGCTGTAACAGGTATTGTCGGGAGTTTGTTATATCGTCTTGTAATACGTGTGGGACGTATTTCAGATGATTGGGCCATTGGACTAGCTGTAGGAACCAGTGCTCATGCAGTAGGTACAGCAGGTATGATGAATCAGAGTCAACGAAAAGCAGCGGCGTCTAGCTTGGCAATGATTTTAGCGGGAATTATTACGTCTATTTATTTTATCCCGATTCAGATGCTACTTTCTTAACTATCGTGCAGTTCATTTGTTTTTGGCACCTATCTTGTAGCAAGAGGCTTTGCTTATAATGGTAGTAGAAATGATTTTGGTATTTTCTAATGCTATGTGCGTTGCGTAACGTCACCTGTCAACAAGGCTTCAATAGCCTATCACCAGAAAATGGGTTTTGAAATTGAACAAGGGGATACAGAAGTGGATTGTATTTCTGTTTTCACCGACTATGATGGAAAAAATGAATCTCGTGTTTTATTCGTGAAACAGTTAAGCTAATCAAATGAATGAAAAAGGTAAGTAACATATGGTGGAAAACCCATACGTACTTACCTTTTTGTTGTGATTCTACTTTTTTAGAAGAGGGAGCAAGGATAACGCTTATTTGTGTTCTGGGATTAACCACTGAATCCCTTTGGCTATGCTAGGAGCAAAAGGGAGAGCAATGACGGAACATAACAAATTAAAAATCGTTTGAGCATGAGCGATTTGCATCGAAGGATTGGTTGTCAGTAATCCTGCTAAATAAGCTAGCATTGAAACAAAGGGTAGGAATACAAGTCCCCCGACCACATTAAATAGCGTGTGGCACCATGCGACTTGCTTGGAAGCAGTGTTTGTACCGATGCTCGCAATGATTGCGGTGATACAGGTACCGATGTTACCACCTAGCACAATGGAAATGGCTGTGTCCATAGAAAAGACACCGTAGGATATTAATGTCATGGTAATGGCTGTTGTGGCAGCACTGCTGTGAACCAAAGCTGAAAAGACTGTACCAGTTAAGAGACCAATCCAAAGGGAGTGTTTGCTTTCAAGAAACAAGGTCCGGAACGTTTGTGAGTTTTCTAATGGCTTAGCAATGACTTGCATCGTATCAATGCCTAGAAAAATGAGGCCAAACCCGCCAACAATTAATCCTATTGCTTTTGATTTACGCTTAGGCTGTAGCCACATAGCCACTCCGATCAATAGCATAGGAACAGCAAAATCCTCAAGATGTAGAGCAATCAATTCTGTTGTAATAGTAGAACCTACATTGGTACCTAAAATAATTCCAATGGTCTGTGAGAAGCCAATAATGCCTGCCTGCGTGAGACCGATTGTTAAGACCGTAACAGCCGTGGAGCTTTGTAGAACAAAGGTAGAAAAAAGACCTGAAAAAAAACTATGTGTCGTTGAGCGGGTAAAACGTGTTATAATCAGTTCCATTCGCTGTCCTGCTAATTGATTAAAGCCGATTCGCATAGCGTACAGTCCAAGCAAAAAGAAACTGAGTCCCATGAAAAACGGCAACAAGATGTGATATAACATGGACAATTCAATTCCCCCCGTGAAAGGTACCTTATAAATACGCTATGCTTGTACAGAGACAAGCATGACTAGGAGGATATAGAGAAGTGACGAAAGTATTATTGCAACGAAATCGTAAAAAGCGTTTGGAAGCAGGGCATCCTTGGGTGTTTCAATCCGAAGTATTGGAGATTCAGGGAGATTTCCTAGCTGGTGATATCGTAGAAATTTGTAATCATCAAGGACATTTTTTAGCAAAGGGCTACATTAATCCCGATTCTCAGATGATTGTGCGCGTGATGAGCTATGATCCAAAAGAAGAGATCGATTATGACTTTTTTGTCCGTCGTTTCCGAGAGGCAAAAGAAATGCGTGAGCGCTTTGTAGAAAATCCTAGAGCTTGTCGCGTTATTTATGGAGAGGCAGATTTTCTACCAGGTCTCATTGTTGACCGCTATAACGATGTGCTGGTGATGCAAGTACTATCACTGGGTATGGATATCCGTCTCGACATGATTAAAATGGCATTAGTAGATGTATTTGAACCAACTGGTATTTATTTACGTAACGATGTGCCTGTGCGAGAGCTGGAAGGATTGGAACAAGGAAAAGGCGTGTTATATGGAGAGTGTCCAGCTGAGATTGAGATCGAGGAAAACGGTTTGAAATATGTAGTAGATATTGTGGAAGGGCAAAAAACTGGATTCTTCTACGATCAGCGAGAAAACCGAGCTGCTATTGCTCCGTTAATGACCGGCTGGGGAGAAAAACATGGGATCAAGGTTTTACCTGTGGGCGAAGATGATGAGCCCATCTACGATAAAAAGGGTAAAAAACGTGATGTGTTAGCAAAATTGGATGAAGCAGGTCAACCAGTCGAGCGTCCAGTAGATCGACGTGGTAAAGTGGTGAAGAATCCGTTCTGGGATGGAGCAGAGGTATTGGAATGCTTTACACATACCGGTTCCTTTACCCTAAATGCTTGTAAGCATGGTGCAAAGAAGGTAACAGCACTTGATATCTCAGAACATGCTATTGAAACAGCCAAACGTAATGTAGGTCTTAATGGATATTTGCATCGAGTTGATTTTGTTGTGGCTAATGCTTTTGATTACCTTCGTGAAAATGTTGAAGCAGGTAAGAACTGGGATGTTGTCATCCTCGACCCTCCAGCCTTCGCAAAATCGCGTGGTGCGGTAAAAGGTGCTTGCCGTGGTTATAAGGATATTAATTTACACGGCATGAAACTAGTTCGTCCAGGGGGGTACTTAGTAACAGCATCATGCTCATATCATATGTCACCAGATTTATTTATGGAAACGATTCAGCAAGCTGCATATGATGCGAAAAAGATTTTACGTTTAGTAGAATGGCGTGGTGCAGGAAAGGACCATCCACAAATTAGTGGAGCGGATG
This is a stretch of genomic DNA from Brevibacillus laterosporus DSM 25. It encodes these proteins:
- a CDS encoding class I SAM-dependent rRNA methyltransferase, which produces MTKVLLQRNRKKRLEAGHPWVFQSEVLEIQGDFLAGDIVEICNHQGHFLAKGYINPDSQMIVRVMSYDPKEEIDYDFFVRRFREAKEMRERFVENPRACRVIYGEADFLPGLIVDRYNDVLVMQVLSLGMDIRLDMIKMALVDVFEPTGIYLRNDVPVRELEGLEQGKGVLYGECPAEIEIEENGLKYVVDIVEGQKTGFFYDQRENRAAIAPLMTGWGEKHGIKVLPVGEDDEPIYDKKGKKRDVLAKLDEAGQPVERPVDRRGKVVKNPFWDGAEVLECFTHTGSFTLNACKHGAKKVTALDISEHAIETAKRNVGLNGYLHRVDFVVANAFDYLRENVEAGKNWDVVILDPPAFAKSRGAVKGACRGYKDINLHGMKLVRPGGYLVTASCSYHMSPDLFMETIQQAAYDAKKILRLVEWRGAGKDHPQISGADEGHYLKFAIFEVRDRK
- a CDS encoding Na/Pi cotransporter family protein; this encodes MLYHILLPFFMGLSFFLLGLYAMRIGFNQLAGQRMELIITRFTRSTTHSFFSGLFSTFVLQSSTAVTVLTIGLTQAGIIGFSQTIGIILGTNVGSTITTELIALHLEDFAVPMLLIGVAMWLQPKRKSKAIGLIVGGFGLIFLGIDTMQVIAKPLENSQTFRTLFLESKHSLWIGLLTGTVFSALVHSSAATTAITMTLISYGVFSMDTAISIVLGGNIGTCITAIIASIGTNTASKQVAWCHTLFNVVGGLVFLPFVSMLAYLAGLLTTNPSMQIAHAQTIFNLLCSVIALPFAPSIAKGIQWLIPEHK